A stretch of the Chitiniphilus purpureus genome encodes the following:
- a CDS encoding ClpXP protease specificity-enhancing factor: protein MPSVSTKPYLIRAIHEWCSDHGFTPYLVVAVRSKMQVPMEYVKNGEIVLNISYNATRNLTLGNDYVSFSARFNGVSREIVIPVGAVVSIFSRENGEGMGFEYEGVPEDLADNAPATVDGESGDGPDDEPPRPTGGGRPQLRVVK, encoded by the coding sequence ATGCCATCCGTCTCGACCAAGCCCTACCTGATCCGTGCCATCCACGAATGGTGTTCCGACCATGGTTTCACGCCGTATCTGGTCGTCGCCGTGCGCAGCAAGATGCAGGTGCCGATGGAGTACGTGAAGAACGGCGAGATCGTGCTCAACATCAGCTACAACGCCACCCGCAACCTGACGCTCGGCAACGACTACGTGTCGTTCTCGGCCCGCTTCAACGGTGTATCGCGTGAGATCGTCATTCCGGTCGGCGCCGTGGTCTCGATCTTTTCGCGTGAGAACGGCGAAGGCATGGGGTTCGAATACGAGGGGGTGCCGGAGGACCTGGCCGACAATGCCCCTGCCACGGTCGACGGGGAGTCGGGCGACGGCCCGGACGACGAGCCGCCGCGCCCCACCGGTGGCGGCCGGCCCCAGCTGCGGGTCGTCAAGTAG